One genomic window of Nakamurella panacisegetis includes the following:
- a CDS encoding peptide deformylase, translating to MSLESQVDQLLAGPRPLPIVQAGHPVLRHRAEPYDFSLPADVFDHLIGAMRETMLTAPGVGLAAPQIGLGIQVAVLEDAAPVSSEVARVRDRTPLPFRVLVNPSYRPETDDVAAFYEGCLSVPGYQAVVERAATVRLRALDQNGAPIDEIVTGWAARIVAHETDHLAGILYLDKAFTRSLTNNEHYLTRWAGATPQAARVELGF from the coding sequence GTGTCCCTCGAATCGCAGGTCGATCAACTGCTGGCCGGCCCCCGCCCGCTTCCCATCGTCCAGGCCGGCCACCCGGTGCTGCGGCACCGGGCCGAACCGTACGACTTCTCCCTGCCGGCGGACGTCTTCGACCATCTGATCGGGGCCATGCGCGAGACCATGCTGACCGCGCCCGGAGTCGGGCTCGCGGCCCCACAGATCGGGTTGGGCATCCAGGTCGCGGTACTCGAGGACGCCGCGCCGGTCTCGTCCGAGGTGGCCAGGGTGCGTGACCGGACCCCGCTGCCATTCCGGGTGCTGGTCAACCCGTCGTACCGGCCCGAGACCGACGACGTGGCCGCGTTCTACGAAGGCTGCCTGTCGGTGCCGGGCTACCAGGCGGTCGTGGAGCGCGCGGCCACGGTCCGGTTGCGGGCCCTGGACCAGAACGGCGCTCCGATCGACGAGATCGTCACCGGCTGGGCGGCCCGCATCGTGGCCCACGAGACGGATCATCTGGCCGGGATCCTGTACCTGGACAAGGCGTTCACCCGGTCCCTGACCAACAACGAGCACTACCTGACCCGCTGGGCCGGTGCCACCCCGCAGGCGGCGCGGGTCGAGCTGGGCTTCTGA